In a genomic window of Nocardia fluminea:
- a CDS encoding aspartate aminotransferase family protein codes for MTLSEGAARAYELDRRHVFHSWSAQATLTPMVLTAAEGCYVWDGEGNRLLDFSSMMVNTNIGHQHPKVVAAIQRQAATLCTVAPSFVNDARSEAARLISERTPGDLDTIFFTNGGADAVEHAVRMARLHTGRYKVLSRYRSYHGGTETAVNLTGDPRRWPNDHGNTGTVHFFGPFLYRSEFHATDEAQETERALAHLERTVEMEGPATIAAIVLESVPGTAGIMVPTTEYMRGVRELCDKHGIVFIADEVMAGFGRTGKWFAIDNFDVVPDLITFAKGVNSGYVPLGGVAINAAIAATFAHRPYPGGLTYSGHPLATAAAVATITAMAEERIVENAADIGAKVIGPGLRELAQRHPSIGEVRGLGVFWAVELVRNRATREPLAPYGGTSPAMNELVAACRAGGMLPFVNFNRLHVVPPCVITEAEAKEGLAILDHALTVADAHTV; via the coding sequence ATGACGCTTTCCGAAGGGGCCGCTCGCGCCTACGAGCTGGACCGCCGCCACGTCTTCCATTCCTGGTCCGCGCAAGCGACTCTCACGCCGATGGTGCTCACCGCCGCCGAGGGGTGCTACGTGTGGGACGGCGAGGGCAATCGTCTGCTGGACTTCTCCTCGATGATGGTGAACACCAATATCGGCCACCAGCATCCGAAGGTCGTCGCCGCGATCCAGCGACAGGCCGCCACACTGTGCACTGTCGCGCCGTCGTTCGTCAACGACGCCCGCTCGGAGGCGGCCCGCCTGATCAGCGAACGCACGCCCGGTGACCTCGACACGATCTTCTTCACCAACGGTGGCGCCGACGCCGTCGAGCACGCCGTCCGGATGGCGCGTCTGCACACCGGCCGCTACAAGGTGCTCTCGCGCTACCGCTCCTACCACGGCGGCACCGAGACGGCGGTGAACCTCACCGGCGACCCGCGCCGCTGGCCCAACGACCACGGCAACACCGGAACCGTGCACTTCTTCGGCCCGTTCCTGTATCGCTCGGAGTTCCACGCGACCGACGAGGCGCAGGAGACCGAGCGCGCGCTGGCCCATCTCGAACGCACCGTCGAGATGGAGGGCCCGGCCACCATCGCCGCGATCGTCCTGGAGTCGGTGCCGGGCACCGCGGGCATCATGGTGCCGACCACGGAGTACATGCGCGGGGTACGTGAACTGTGTGACAAGCACGGCATCGTGTTCATCGCCGACGAGGTGATGGCCGGCTTCGGGCGGACCGGGAAGTGGTTCGCCATCGACAATTTCGATGTGGTGCCCGATCTGATCACCTTCGCCAAGGGCGTGAACTCCGGGTATGTCCCGCTGGGCGGCGTGGCGATCAACGCGGCCATCGCGGCGACGTTCGCCCATCGCCCGTATCCCGGCGGCCTCACCTATTCCGGCCATCCGCTGGCCACGGCCGCCGCTGTCGCCACGATCACCGCGATGGCGGAGGAACGCATCGTCGAGAACGCTGCCGACATCGGCGCGAAGGTCATCGGCCCCGGCCTTCGTGAACTGGCGCAACGGCATCCGAGCATCGGTGAAGTCCGTGGGCTCGGCGTTTTCTGGGCCGTCGAACTGGTCCGGAACCGGGCCACCCGCGAACCACTGGCCCCCTACGGCGGCACCAGCCCCGCGATGAACGAACTGGTGGCCGCCTGCCGCGCCGGCGGGATGCTGCCGTTCGTCAATTTCAACCGCTTGCACGTGGTCCCGCCGTGCGTGATCACCGAGGCCGAGGCAAAGGAGGGGCTCGCCATCCTCGACCACGCCCTCACTGTGGCGGACGCGCACACCGTCTGA